A genomic window from Rhizobiaceae bacterium includes:
- a CDS encoding gluconokinase, translating to MAEEPHPLAVVVMGVAGSGKSLIGRALAERLGAAFVEGDEFHTPGNIALMASGTPLTDQNREGWLDRIGGRIAELGAGGRVSVTACSALKRAYRDRLRSFRPDMLFVYLSVDRATAERRVAERRDHFMPPSLVESQFLALDAPGADERALEADASKPREAVLDDIESWLFANAEGAALTAGRSAGPLR from the coding sequence ATGGCCGAGGAACCGCATCCGCTTGCCGTGGTGGTGATGGGCGTCGCCGGGTCGGGCAAGAGCCTGATCGGCAGGGCGCTCGCCGAACGGCTCGGCGCGGCCTTCGTCGAGGGCGACGAGTTCCACACGCCGGGCAACATCGCCCTGATGGCGAGCGGCACGCCGCTGACCGACCAGAACCGGGAAGGCTGGCTCGACCGCATCGGCGGCAGGATCGCCGAGCTTGGCGCAGGCGGGCGGGTGAGCGTCACGGCCTGCTCGGCGCTGAAGCGCGCCTATCGCGACCGGCTGCGGAGCTTCCGCCCGGACATGCTGTTCGTCTATCTCAGCGTGGACCGCGCCACCGCCGAGCGCCGCGTTGCCGAGCGCCGCGACCACTTCATGCCGCCGAGCCTCGTCGAGAGCCAGTTCCTTGCGCTCGATGCGCCGGGCGCGGACGAACGCGCGCTGGAAGCGGATGCGTCAAAGCCGCGCGAGGCGGTGCTCGACGACATCGAATCCTGGCTGTTCGCGAATGCGGAAGGCGCTGCCCTCACGGCTGGCCGATCGGCTGGGCCATTGCGATGA
- a CDS encoding ABC transporter permease, producing MTQVTSAPLKQRLPAFIRRLDPAVLTAFGCILLLLVVGSLYSPSFLSAEYLLQQLKVASFLGVIATGTMLVILLGQIDLSVPWTVTAGAMMACAAAAYGPAGEALAIPFGILCGVLIGLVNGVGVAYLRIPSMIVTLATNAVAQGVMVVYTGGFSPQDSATRAMRYIATGSFIPGIPNAVIIWAALGAAMVFVLTRTGFGRVVYGIGNRERAAYLSGVNTRRVVMAAFAIAGALSAFGGVLLAGYASKAAQSMGDAYLLPAIAAVVLGGTSILGGRGSYLGTVAGAILITLLQSILSVMQMPEAGRQIIYGLVIVLMLLLYGRTPADR from the coding sequence GTGACACAGGTGACGAGCGCACCCCTGAAGCAACGCCTGCCGGCCTTCATCCGCCGCCTCGACCCCGCCGTGCTGACGGCCTTCGGCTGCATCCTGCTTTTGCTGGTCGTCGGCAGCCTCTATTCCCCGAGTTTCCTGTCGGCGGAATACCTCTTGCAGCAATTGAAGGTGGCCTCCTTCCTCGGCGTCATTGCGACCGGAACCATGCTGGTCATCCTGCTCGGCCAGATCGACCTTTCGGTGCCGTGGACGGTGACGGCGGGAGCGATGATGGCCTGCGCGGCCGCCGCCTACGGCCCGGCGGGCGAGGCGCTGGCGATCCCCTTCGGCATATTGTGCGGCGTGCTGATCGGCCTCGTCAACGGCGTCGGTGTGGCCTATCTGCGCATTCCCTCGATGATCGTCACGCTTGCCACGAACGCAGTCGCGCAAGGCGTCATGGTCGTCTATACGGGCGGCTTCTCGCCACAGGATTCGGCCACCCGGGCCATGCGCTATATTGCAACCGGCTCGTTCATACCGGGCATTCCGAATGCCGTCATCATCTGGGCTGCACTTGGTGCGGCGATGGTGTTCGTGCTCACCCGCACCGGCTTCGGGCGCGTCGTCTACGGCATCGGCAACCGGGAGCGCGCGGCCTACCTGTCGGGCGTCAACACGCGGCGCGTGGTGATGGCCGCCTTCGCCATCGCCGGGGCGCTCTCGGCCTTCGGCGGCGTGCTGCTCGCGGGCTATGCCTCGAAGGCGGCGCAGTCGATGGGCGACGCCTATTTGCTGCCAGCCATCGCCGCCGTGGTGCTGGGCGGCACCTCCATTCTCGGCGGGCGCGGCTCCTATCTCGGCACCGTCGCGGGCGCAATACTCATCACGCTCCTGCAATCCATCCTGTCAGTGATGCAGATGCCGGAGGCCGGTCGCCAGATCATCTACGGTCTGGTGATCGTGCTGATGCTGCTGCTCTACGGGCGCACCCCGGCGGATCGCTGA
- a CDS encoding ABC transporter permease, producing MKDWNYRLAEERGTLAALAIFLVMFAIYTSNHPAGLSASVAQTAANKGVLLAFVAMAQTLVVITAGIDLSVGMIFLLTNCIASWLVLGTPLETAFGVVVVLAAGAACGALNGAIVIYGRLQPIVATIATGAIFFGLALLLRPFPGGSVNEDLADALTGRVFGVVPASLIVLAATVLLVWVPFSRSVYGRAAYAAGSSEAAAYMSGMPIRRGKFLAYTLAGLVAAIGGLFLTFFTYTGEAAYASGNAYTLFSIAAVVLGGVSLFGGKGSAIGAIFGALAFRTIGDLLFVFDLDPLWQPLFQGLILLAAVSIGALALLRVRNRLEWFL from the coding sequence ATGAAGGACTGGAACTACCGGCTGGCCGAAGAGCGCGGCACATTGGCGGCGCTGGCGATCTTCCTCGTCATGTTCGCGATCTACACGTCGAACCATCCGGCGGGCCTGTCGGCGAGCGTCGCGCAGACGGCAGCCAACAAGGGCGTGCTGCTGGCCTTCGTGGCCATGGCGCAGACGCTGGTCGTCATCACGGCGGGCATCGACCTGTCCGTCGGCATGATCTTCCTGCTCACCAACTGCATCGCCTCGTGGCTGGTGCTCGGCACGCCGCTCGAAACCGCCTTCGGCGTGGTGGTGGTGCTGGCGGCGGGCGCGGCCTGCGGCGCCCTCAACGGGGCCATCGTCATCTACGGACGGCTCCAGCCGATCGTCGCGACCATCGCCACGGGGGCGATTTTTTTCGGCCTTGCGCTGCTGCTCCGGCCCTTTCCGGGCGGCTCCGTCAACGAGGACCTCGCCGATGCGCTGACGGGCCGCGTGTTCGGCGTGGTGCCCGCCAGCCTGATCGTGCTTGCCGCAACGGTGCTTCTGGTCTGGGTGCCGTTCAGCCGCTCCGTCTATGGCCGCGCCGCCTATGCGGCGGGTTCGTCGGAGGCGGCGGCCTACATGTCGGGCATGCCGATCCGGCGCGGCAAGTTCCTGGCCTACACGCTGGCCGGGCTGGTCGCGGCCATCGGCGGCCTGTTCCTCACCTTCTTCACCTATACGGGCGAAGCGGCCTATGCGAGCGGCAACGCCTACACGCTGTTTTCCATCGCGGCGGTGGTGCTCGGCGGCGTCTCGCTGTTCGGCGGCAAGGGCAGCGCCATCGGCGCCATTTTCGGCGCGCTGGCGTTCCGCACCATCGGCGACCTGCTGTTCGTGTTCGACCTCGATCCGCTCTGGCAGCCGTTGTTCCAGGGATTGATCCTGCTCGCGGCGGTCAGCATCGGGGCGCTTGCCCTTCTCAGGGTGCGCAACAGGCTGGAGTGGTTCCTGTGA
- a CDS encoding sugar ABC transporter ATP-binding protein, with the protein MESATPLFQMAGISKRYGGVRALADAELSVRAGTIHALLGENGAGKSTLIKIMSGVVAPDEGRMLLDGRQVSFSGPAAANDAGIVCVFQELSLIPDLSVADNIVISNPPTRFGMIDRKAQRRLAEEALARAGAPDIHPLALVKDLPLSRRQMVEIAKALARRPRILVLDEATSALTASDVSKVFEVLKRLRSEGLALLYISHRMNEIAELADECTVFRNGRKVASYVAGTRSDHEVIEMMIGREYSNVYPPKPERVPDRPPVLEIRNLGWTDRLHDISFALRPGEIVGLGGLDGQGQRELLLALFGVLHGLTGEVLADGKPVDIRSPAEARRQGIGMALIPEDRKTEGLLLPMTVRENLSFASLDRLCGRAGVIDTARERDLIERMVKLLSIKTGSLDAPVASLSGGNQQKVVIAKWLMRDPRIILLNDPTRGIDVGTKQEVYQLLRRLANEGAAILFYSTDYAELIGCCDRVLVLYDGGVKRELGGDEITEHALIAAALNVGSGEPQRGEAA; encoded by the coding sequence ATGGAAAGCGCGACGCCGCTCTTTCAGATGGCGGGGATATCGAAACGCTACGGCGGGGTCCGGGCGCTGGCCGATGCGGAGCTTTCCGTCCGCGCCGGCACCATCCACGCCTTGCTCGGCGAAAACGGCGCGGGCAAATCGACGCTCATCAAGATCATGTCGGGCGTCGTTGCGCCCGACGAAGGCCGCATGTTGCTGGACGGAAGGCAGGTCAGCTTTTCCGGCCCGGCGGCGGCCAACGATGCGGGCATTGTCTGCGTGTTCCAGGAACTGTCGCTCATTCCCGACCTCAGCGTCGCCGACAACATCGTGATCTCGAACCCGCCGACCCGCTTCGGCATGATCGACCGCAAAGCGCAGCGGCGGCTGGCCGAGGAGGCGCTGGCGCGCGCTGGCGCTCCCGACATCCATCCGCTGGCGCTGGTGAAGGATCTGCCGCTGTCGCGGCGGCAGATGGTGGAGATCGCCAAGGCGCTGGCTCGCAGGCCGCGCATTCTGGTGCTCGACGAGGCGACGTCCGCGCTGACCGCCTCCGACGTGTCCAAGGTGTTCGAGGTACTGAAGCGGCTGCGCTCGGAAGGGTTGGCGCTGCTCTACATTTCGCACCGCATGAACGAGATCGCCGAGCTTGCCGACGAATGCACGGTGTTCCGCAACGGGCGCAAGGTGGCCAGCTACGTGGCGGGCACAAGGAGCGACCACGAGGTCATCGAAATGATGATCGGGCGTGAATACAGCAATGTCTATCCGCCGAAGCCGGAGCGTGTGCCGGACAGGCCGCCGGTGCTGGAAATCCGCAATCTCGGCTGGACCGACCGTCTGCATGACATTTCCTTCGCGCTGCGACCGGGGGAAATCGTCGGCCTGGGCGGGCTGGACGGGCAAGGGCAGCGCGAACTCCTGCTGGCCCTGTTCGGCGTGCTGCACGGGTTGACGGGCGAGGTGCTGGCCGATGGAAAACCCGTCGACATCCGCAGCCCCGCCGAGGCGCGCAGGCAGGGCATCGGCATGGCGCTCATACCCGAGGACCGCAAGACGGAAGGGCTGCTGCTGCCCATGACGGTGCGCGAAAACCTGTCCTTCGCCTCGCTCGACCGGCTTTGCGGCAGAGCGGGCGTGATCGACACGGCGCGGGAGCGCGACCTGATCGAGCGCATGGTGAAGCTGCTCTCGATCAAGACCGGCAGCCTCGACGCACCGGTCGCCTCGCTGTCGGGCGGCAACCAGCAGAAGGTCGTCATCGCCAAATGGCTGATGCGCGACCCGCGCATCATCCTGCTCAACGACCCGACACGGGGCATCGATGTCGGCACCAAGCAGGAGGTCTACCAGTTGCTGCGCCGCCTCGCGAACGAAGGCGCGGCGATCCTGTTTTATTCGACCGACTATGCCGAACTCATCGGCTGCTGCGACCGGGTGCTTGTGCTCTATGACGGCGGCGTCAAGCGCGAACTCGGCGGCGACGAGATCACCGAACATGCGCTGATCGCGGCTGCGCTCAATGTCGGCTCCGGCGAGCCGCAACGCGGGGAGGCCGCCTGA